Proteins from a single region of Macaca fascicularis isolate 582-1 chromosome 5, T2T-MFA8v1.1:
- the PPM1K gene encoding protein phosphatase Mn(2+)-dependent 1K isoform X2: MSTAALITLVRSGGNQVRRRVLLSSRLLQDDRRVTPTCHSSTSEPRCSRFDPDGSGSPATWDNFGIWDNRIDEPILLPPSIKYGKPIPKISLENVGCASQIGKRKENEDRFDFAQLTDEVLYFAVYDGHGGPAAADFCHTHMEKCIIDLLPKEKNLETVLILAFLEIDKAFSSHARLSADDGSGDQVLKYTTG; encoded by the exons ATGTCAACAGCTGCCTTAATTACTTTGGTCAGAAGTGGTGGGAACCAGGTGAGAAGGAGAGTGCTGCTAAGCTCCCGCCTGCTGCAGGACGACAGGCGGGTGACACCCACGTGCCACAGCTCCACTTCAGAGCCTAGGTGTTCTCGGTTTGACCCAGACGGCAGTGGGAGTCCAGCTACCTGGGACAATTTTGGGATCTGGGATAACCGCATTGATGAGCCAATTCTGCTGCCACCCAGCATTAAGTATGGCAAGCCAATTCCCAAAATCAGCTTGGAAAATGTGGGGTGCGCCTCACAGATTGGCAAACGGAAAGAGAATGAAGATCGATTTGACTTCGCTCAGCTGACAGATGAGGTCCTGTACTTTGCAGTGTATGATGGACACGGTGGACCTGCAGCAGCTGATTTCTGTCATACCCACATGGAGAAATGTATTAT CGATTTGCTTCCTAAGGAGAAGAACTTGGAAACTGTGTTGATCCTGGCTTTTCTAGAAATAGATAAAGCCTTTTCGAGTCATGCCCGCCTGTCTGCTGATG atggatcTGGTGACCAAGTGCTGAAATACACTACAGGGTAA